Proteins encoded in a region of the Pseudothermotoga elfii DSM 9442 = NBRC 107921 genome:
- a CDS encoding ABC transporter permease: MRDLTGSGTGRLTIIGSSILIFFIILAAFAPYIAPYDPTEKVGLSLEPPSKQFWFGTDNLGRDILSRVIYGARIALSISFMGVAIAFAIGVPLGLISGYLGGWIDRILTLIMDAMYIFPGLVLAIAIAAVLGPGVVNISLSIAVVYAPTYFRIIRNQVASIKNELYVEAARALGAKNWEILIRYIFPNVLPSVVVVLSMNLADALMTEAGLSFLGLGIAPPTPDWGFDLSSGQRFVLSRAWWGIMFPGLAIVLAALGFSMFSEGINELLNPTIRERR; the protein is encoded by the coding sequence CTCCATTTTGATTTTTTTCATCATTTTAGCTGCCTTCGCGCCATACATAGCACCATATGATCCGACAGAAAAGGTCGGTCTGTCTCTTGAACCACCTTCGAAACAATTCTGGTTTGGAACGGATAATTTAGGGAGAGATATACTTAGCAGGGTCATATATGGAGCAAGAATAGCTCTAAGTATCTCTTTTATGGGAGTTGCGATAGCATTCGCCATAGGTGTACCATTGGGATTGATCTCTGGATATCTCGGTGGATGGATTGACAGGATTTTAACTTTAATAATGGATGCGATGTATATTTTCCCCGGACTGGTTCTTGCCATAGCTATTGCAGCCGTTCTGGGACCAGGAGTGGTAAACATATCACTTTCAATCGCCGTTGTTTACGCCCCCACATATTTTAGAATCATTAGAAACCAGGTAGCATCAATCAAAAACGAGCTTTACGTAGAAGCTGCCAGGGCTCTTGGCGCTAAAAATTGGGAAATACTTATAAGGTACATCTTTCCAAATGTCCTGCCATCTGTTGTTGTCGTTCTATCGATGAATCTCGCAGACGCACTTATGACAGAGGCAGGCCTGTCTTTTCTTGGACTTGGTATAGCTCCTCCGACTCCGGACTGGGGATTTGATCTGAGCAGTGGACAGAGATTTGTTCTGAGCAGAGCCTGGTGGGGAATAATGTTCCCGGGACTTGCAATTGTTTTAGCAGCTCTCGGTTTTTCTATGTTCAGCGAGGGGATCAACGAGCTGCTAAATCCAACAATTCGCGAGAGAAGGTGA